In Scyliorhinus torazame isolate Kashiwa2021f chromosome 19, sScyTor2.1, whole genome shotgun sequence, a single genomic region encodes these proteins:
- the LOC140396166 gene encoding lactosylceramide 4-alpha-galactosyltransferase-like isoform X1, producing MKNLNGKLVHCFTMVKPMRQYPSTSPEEKPKRQPHFIYKYLVPRNKQKNNFWCKLCVCILISLKFVCLIMLYYRGGAQSKAIKYMLPNHIKCSSIGLNFGRNYSHHPDDNTTIFFVETSGKTNPSFLSMCSVESAARAHPGAKIVLLMKGISAMKNTQTLGVSLLNCFPNVEIRPLDLEELFADTPLSLWYSRLRQWWQPYLIPVMSDACRLVLMWKYGGIYLDTDIIVLKNLLNLTNCIGREQQYLLNTAFMAFDRRHGFIGQCLTDFVEHYNGWIWGHQGPQLATRVLKKWCQKTSITKIQHCKGVKVLPPEAFYPIHWQDWKKYFEVMSKSEAQKLLDSSYALHIWNKKSGGTRFQIGSKVMIDQLTSVYCPVSYKILSWQRNL from the coding sequence AAGAATCTGAACGGCAAATTAGTTCATTGCTTCACGATGGTCAAACCAATGAGACAATATCCCTCCACATCACCAGAAGAAAAGCCGAAACGGCAGCCACACTTCATTTACAAATATTTAGTACCAAGGAATAAACAGAAGAATAATTTCTGGTGCAAGTTATGTGTTTGCATTTTGATTTCATTAAAGTTTGTTTGTTTGATAATGCTGTACTACAGAGGTGGTGCACAAAGTAAAGCTATTAAATACATGTTGCCCAACCACATCAAATGCTCATCCATTGGCTTAAACTTTGGAAGAAATTATTCCCATCACCCTGATGATAATACAACTATTTTCTTTGTGGAAACCTCCGGCAAAACCAACCCATCATTTTTGTCCATGTGTTCCGTGGAATCTGCAGCAAGAGCTCATCCCGGGGCCAAGATTGTTCTTCTCATGAAGGGTATTTCAGCTATGAAAAATACTCAAACCTTGGGGGTTTCCTTGTTGAACTGTTTTCCCAATGTCGAGATCAGGCCATTAGATTTGGAGGAACTTTTTGCAGATACCCCATTGTCTTTGTGGTATTCAAGACTGCGCCAATGGTGGCAACCCTATCTAATACCAGTTATGTCCGATGCCTGTAGACTTGTCCTCATGTGGAAATATGGTGGGATTTACTTAGACACTGATATTATTGTTcttaagaacctgctcaacctcaccAACTGTATTGGCAGAGAACAACAATATTTACTGAATACGGCCTTTATGGCTTTTGATCGGCGCCATGGCTTCATTGGGCAGTGTTTGACGGACTTTGTTGAGCACTACAATGGATGGATCTGGGGTCACCAGGGACCTCAGTTAGCAACTCGTGTTCTTAAAAAGTGGTGTCAAAAGACGAGCATAACTAAGATTCAACACTGCAAAGGAGTGAAGGTGTTACCTCCTGAGGCTTTCTATCCAAtccattggcaggactggaaaaaaTACTTTGAGGTGATGAGTAAGTCTGAGGCGCAGAAGTTATTGGACAGTTCTTATGCTCTGCATATATGGAACAAAAAGAGTGGTGGGACCAGATTTCAGATAGGTTCTAAAGTGATGATTGACCAACTCACCTCTGTCTACTGTCCAGTCTCATATAAAATATTGAGCTGGCAGAGAAATTTATAA
- the LOC140396166 gene encoding lactosylceramide 4-alpha-galactosyltransferase-like isoform X2 has product MVKPMRQYPSTSPEEKPKRQPHFIYKYLVPRNKQKNNFWCKLCVCILISLKFVCLIMLYYRGGAQSKAIKYMLPNHIKCSSIGLNFGRNYSHHPDDNTTIFFVETSGKTNPSFLSMCSVESAARAHPGAKIVLLMKGISAMKNTQTLGVSLLNCFPNVEIRPLDLEELFADTPLSLWYSRLRQWWQPYLIPVMSDACRLVLMWKYGGIYLDTDIIVLKNLLNLTNCIGREQQYLLNTAFMAFDRRHGFIGQCLTDFVEHYNGWIWGHQGPQLATRVLKKWCQKTSITKIQHCKGVKVLPPEAFYPIHWQDWKKYFEVMSKSEAQKLLDSSYALHIWNKKSGGTRFQIGSKVMIDQLTSVYCPVSYKILSWQRNL; this is encoded by the coding sequence ATGGTCAAACCAATGAGACAATATCCCTCCACATCACCAGAAGAAAAGCCGAAACGGCAGCCACACTTCATTTACAAATATTTAGTACCAAGGAATAAACAGAAGAATAATTTCTGGTGCAAGTTATGTGTTTGCATTTTGATTTCATTAAAGTTTGTTTGTTTGATAATGCTGTACTACAGAGGTGGTGCACAAAGTAAAGCTATTAAATACATGTTGCCCAACCACATCAAATGCTCATCCATTGGCTTAAACTTTGGAAGAAATTATTCCCATCACCCTGATGATAATACAACTATTTTCTTTGTGGAAACCTCCGGCAAAACCAACCCATCATTTTTGTCCATGTGTTCCGTGGAATCTGCAGCAAGAGCTCATCCCGGGGCCAAGATTGTTCTTCTCATGAAGGGTATTTCAGCTATGAAAAATACTCAAACCTTGGGGGTTTCCTTGTTGAACTGTTTTCCCAATGTCGAGATCAGGCCATTAGATTTGGAGGAACTTTTTGCAGATACCCCATTGTCTTTGTGGTATTCAAGACTGCGCCAATGGTGGCAACCCTATCTAATACCAGTTATGTCCGATGCCTGTAGACTTGTCCTCATGTGGAAATATGGTGGGATTTACTTAGACACTGATATTATTGTTcttaagaacctgctcaacctcaccAACTGTATTGGCAGAGAACAACAATATTTACTGAATACGGCCTTTATGGCTTTTGATCGGCGCCATGGCTTCATTGGGCAGTGTTTGACGGACTTTGTTGAGCACTACAATGGATGGATCTGGGGTCACCAGGGACCTCAGTTAGCAACTCGTGTTCTTAAAAAGTGGTGTCAAAAGACGAGCATAACTAAGATTCAACACTGCAAAGGAGTGAAGGTGTTACCTCCTGAGGCTTTCTATCCAAtccattggcaggactggaaaaaaTACTTTGAGGTGATGAGTAAGTCTGAGGCGCAGAAGTTATTGGACAGTTCTTATGCTCTGCATATATGGAACAAAAAGAGTGGTGGGACCAGATTTCAGATAGGTTCTAAAGTGATGATTGACCAACTCACCTCTGTCTACTGTCCAGTCTCATATAAAATATTGAGCTGGCAGAGAAATTTATAA